A single Suricata suricatta isolate VVHF042 chromosome 2, meerkat_22Aug2017_6uvM2_HiC, whole genome shotgun sequence DNA region contains:
- the TMEM60 gene encoding transmembrane protein 60, with product MRMSLAQRVLLTWLFTLLFLIMLVLKLDEKAPWNWFLIFIPVWIFDTILLVMLIVKMAGRCKSGFDPRHGSHNIKKKAWYLIAMLLKLAFCLALCAKLEQFTTMNLSYVFIPLWALLAGALIELGYNVFFVRD from the coding sequence ATGAGAATGTCCTTGGCTCAGAGAGTACTACTCACCTGGCTTTTCACATTACTCTTCTTGATCATGTTGGTGTTGAAACTGGATGAGAAGGCACCTTGGAACTGGTTCCTCATATTTATTCCAGTCTGGATATTTGATACTATCCTTCTTGTCATGCTGATTGTGAAAATGGCTGGGCGATGTAAGTCTGGTTTTGACCCTCGACATGGAtcacacaatattaaaaaaaaagcctggtaCCTCATTGCAATGTTACTTAAATTAGCCTTCTGCCTTGCACTCTGTGCTAAACTGGAACAGTTTACTACAATGAATCTGTCCTATGTCTTCATTCCTTTATGGGCCTTACTGGCTGGGGCTTTGATAGAACTTGGATATAACGTCTTTTTTGTGAGAGACTGA